A segment of the Nitrospinota bacterium genome:
GGAATGAAAAACATCGGGTCGCTTTAATATCTCCCGGTTCAGGGTGCAATCAGGGGAGTTTATAAACTTCTTTCCTGATATCTGCATTTCATCCCAGCGGATAATATTACCTGCCTGAAAAATAGAGGGGGTAAAAATATATTCTTCTCACTCATTTGAATTATTAATTATAAATAACCGGATATCCGGGTTAAAATATTAACGGTAAAGAAACTTTTCATTTTCCGGATTAAGGGGAATCATGGCACTCAAAGCAGGAAGCAAGGCACCGGCCTTCAGTTTGCCGAATCAGGATGAGAGAAAAATAAACCTGAAAGATTATTCCGGTCAATGGGTCGTCCTCTATTTTTATCCAAAAGACAATACCAGCGGCTGCACCCTGGAGGCGCAGGAATTTACAAAGGCCGTAAGGGATTTTGAAAAACTAGGCGCTGTAATTCTCGGCGTTAGCGCAGATACAACAAAATCCCACATGAATTTCGTGGAAAAAAAGGGATTGGGGATCAATCTGCTGAGCGATACTGAGAAAAATATGCTTAAAAAATACGATACCTGGAAGCTGAAGAAAATGGCCGGCAAGGAATATATGGGGATCGTCCGAACAACCTACCTCATCAACCCTATGGGGAAAATTGCCGAAGTGTGGGACAAGGTAAAGGCGAAGGGACATGCCAAAGAGGTTCTAGATAAACTGACAGAACTGAAAGGGGGGTAGGCCGACCGCCTTTTCCTTCCTGCTCAACCGCCCCCTTTAATAGCATCCGCAAAATCAACTATCCCGATTTACCGACGCTTTAAAAACCTTACATATCATCATCGAACGGAATAGCATCTTCAGAAGAGAGCGGTTCATCTTTCATACTGCGCTGGGCAACAGCGGATGCTCCCCTCGCCTTGTTATGGCCAACGGCCGGTTTTTTGAACTTCCCCGGCAAAGGTAGTTTAGGTTTCTCCCTTTTACCCTTATCAGTCAAATATGCCGCCTTGCCCGAACGCTCCTTGATCATCGAAGTGTCATTCTTCTGAATGTCTATACCGACCACGTTTGAAAGTGTGCTTACCATTTCAAAAAGTTTTTCCGATTGCGCATTCAGCTCTTCAGAGGCGGCGGCAGTCTGTTCCGAATCCGCCGCTGTCCCCTGCGTAACCTGATCAATATCCATAATGGATCTGTTCACATTCTCAACCCCCTGGGCCTGTTCGTGGGAGGCGGCGGTAATTTCCGTCACGTTATCCTTTGCCTTTTTAATGCCGTCCGCGATCGCCTTTAGGTCCGCGGCCGCTTTCTCCGCTATCTTCCCACCCTCTTCGGATCTTTGGACCGCGTTTGAGATCAACTGGGCGGTATCCTTGGACGCCGTCGCGGAACGCTGCGCCAGGTTTCGAACCTCTTCCGCAACCACGGCAAACCCTTTGCCATGCTCCCCGGCGCGCGCCGCTTCCACGGCGGCGTTGAGAGCAAGAAGGTTCGTTTGGAATGCTATTTCCTCAATTACCTTAATTATCTTTGAGATCTCCGAAGAGGATTCTTTTATGGAATTCATAGCGGATGTCATCGAAGCCATCGATTCAACCCCTCGGGTGACCATATCCTCCGTCTCCCTGATTATCTGATTTGCCCTGCTCGAATTTTCCGCATTCTGTTTGGCGCTTGAAGATATCTGCTCCATTGCCGTAGTGGTGCTCTGCACGGAGGAGGCCTGATTGGTAGCCCCGGACGCAAGCGACTGGCTGGATGACGATATCATCCCGGATGCTGAAGCAACCTCCAGGGCGCCGCTCGTTATCTGACTGCATATGCCGGAGAGTTTATTGCGAACATTGGAGACAATGAAAAGCGAAACCAGCGCTCCGAGTATCGAGCCGAGCACCATCATAATTGCACCGATCCTGCGCGACAGCTCGGCGCCTGCTTTTAAACTCGTCAATACACGTTCCAGTTCCTCTCTCGTAAACTCAACTATCGCCCCCATGCCGTCCCCTATCTTCTCGGCGTAAGGATCGAATTTTTCCATCATCTTGTTCCCCTCTTCGGGGCCTTTATCGATGTAAACCTGGGCCATCTCTTTTCCCATTGTATAGAAACCTGAGAAATCCTTTTCAAGCGCTGTCAGTTTGTTTTCCCATTCGGTGCCGCGGAAAAGTTCCTTCAATATTTTTGATTGTGCATAGAAAATTTTCTCGAAATTGGCCGCTTCCGTAAATCCGTCGTCAAAGCCTTCCATCCCCCTTGTGGCGGATATATCGGTAAGCCACTGCTGAACCTGTACGACTGCAAGCTTCATCTCGTTTGCCGCCTGCCTTCGCTTGCTTACCAGAAGGAGCTCTTCCGCTTCGCCTATCGACTTGGTACCAGAGTAGACCGAATACCCGCCAAGCAACATTAATAGCGCCAGCAGAACGGAGAACCCTGTATATATCTGTTTGATTACGCTCATAGAAATACTCACCTTATAATTAAAGTAGGTGTGCCAAACTTGATGCGAATAAAAATCTCTTCAAACCGGACTGCTTCAACCGGAATGAAAAACCAACTAACTTTTCCCCTGATTGCCATGATAATATAAAAACATAGGTATTACCATATATATAGAAGGGAAGAGGAGTGACTCTGAACGAAATTTCCGATAAGCCCGCAAAACCGGTCGTGGTGTTTCCAAACTCCGGCCAGACGAAGGCCCGGAATATGGAATCTCAAAATACCTACATAAACGAACCTTTCAAGAACTCGACCGTACCCCGTTCATCAACCATACCCCCTGAAATCAAAGGGAATATGGTCAGAGCCGTAGTGGCCTGACGCCAGCGCCTCCAAAGACCGAGTCCTGATAATCTAAATTCCATTTTTTAAAGTTGATATAAAAAAGAATGTCGATTCAAGCGGCAAAGAGGAAACAATCGTTGCGATAAAGGACGAGACCGCTCACGCCCGTCGCGTCCCGACAGGAGCGATGAGATGCTACTGCAAGCTCTCCTTTACTCTTTTTTCCTGTCCAGATCGAACGCTATAACGATCGCCGGGATGAATAAACAGACAAAAAGGCCGATATGGTCCTGCAGGTTCCGTTCCCTCCCCATAACCGATGAGGCAAAAGATTCTTCCAGCATCGTTAATGGAAAATATAGCGCGGTCAAGGCGATGACTATTCCGATTTTTTTAAGCATCTTCACCCTCCCTCAATTTATAGGTTTTTCAAACACGCTTGGTATTATTTTATCATTTTTGATGTAATAAAAGCCCTTGGAAACATCTGATTCCTCCATATATTTATTTCGAATATAGTAATGTTTCTTTGGAATTTCATTGCCGCGTGAAACGGCATTTTTGAAAATTTACCGGTTTGCACAATCCCGCGCGCTTTTTTCGTTATTTGCGCGGCGCGGGATTGGAAACCGTATATAGGGATTACGCGGTCTTGATCTCTATCTTTTTCGGCTGAATCTCTTTCGCTTTCTTGAGCGTAATTCTCAGCACTCCATTATTTACAGAAGCGGAAATCCCGTCCCTGTCGATATCGTCCGAAAGTCTGAACTGCCGACTGTATCCTTCGGCCTCATTTTCCGCGTAGTATCGCTTGTAGCCCTCCGGGACTCTGTTCTCAACCTTCGCTTCAATGGTCAGGATGTTTTTTTCAAGCGAGAGGTCGACCGATTTTTCGTCGGCTCCCGGAACATTCGCCACAAGAAGGAGCGATTCCTCGTTCTCGAAAACGTCTACTTCAGGAACAGAGTATTCGCGCACGACATCACCCTCGCTGGCGGCAACGCCGCTTTCCTCCTTCACTCTATTTTCACTTGTAATCATTTTTTTCTCCTTTCAGAATTACGAATCGCTTTTTACCGCGATCTTCCTCGGTTTTTCATCTTCCGGTTTCACAACTGTCACAGTGAGAATTCCCTTGCTGTAATCTGCGTCTATCCCTTCAGCCTTCGCGCGGAATGGGAGACGTATAGCTCTTTCGAATTTTCCGGAATACCTTTCGCTCCTGAGAACGCCTTCCGTGATTTCTCCCTCCGGCAATTCTCCCCTGATGGCAAGGCTGTTGCCGAGAACCGAGATATCGAGTTTCTCCGGATCAATACCCGGAATGAACAAACGTATTTTCAGCGAATCTTCATTGCTGTAAACATTCAGCTGAGGATACTCTCCTGCTCCGGGCAGCCCGTTACCGTTGAATAACCTGTTTAGCTCTCTTTCCATCCAGTCGAGTTCCCGGAATGAATTGAGAAGCCCGTTCCTTGAAAATCTTCCAACTAACATATCAAAAGCCTCCTATCGATGAATTTAATATTGTTTCGCCTTTTGCTTTTTAAATAAAACCGATATCGGCCTTGTCAAGGTGGTGAAAGAAATAATTGCGGACTGGAATATTTATCGCCTTGCCGGAGGGAACCGGCAAGACTGTGGAAATATAAATTTAGAGGTAGTCGACAAGCTCCTCAGCCGGAATGAATCCGGTGAAGCGTTTTTGCTCAATCCCCTTGTCGTCGAAAATAATGAACGTAGGCACACCTTTGATACCAAACCGCTCCTTGGCCTTTGCCTCGCTCTCTTCAAGGGTGGTCAGATCAATCATCAGCGGAGTGAACCTCGCCGCCTTCTCTATCACGCCCGCGTCCGAAAACGTGAACACCTTCAGCTCGCGGCAGGGGACGCACCAGTCGGCGGTGAAATAAACAATAGTAGGTTTTCCGTCGGCTACCGCTTTATCATACGCCGCATCCGAAAATATTTTAAATGGAATGACCGCTTTTTCCCCGCCGTTTGGAAGCACGAGGAATACGCCGCCGGCCATGAAAGCGGCGGATACAATAATCCTCGCCACCCTGAAGCCCTTTTGCCGGATAACCCTCCCCGACCAGAAAAGATACAGCCCTCCAAGTATCGCGATGGCGGAGGCAGCAGGCACGATGGCGGATTTTGGCAGAAGCGGCTGAGCGAAATAGAGCGCCATGCCGACCAGTATCACGCCAAAGATATTTCTAACCCACTCCATCCAGACGCCGGATTTCGGAAGCGTCTGGAGCGCACCGCTGAATATCGCCAGAAAAACGAACGGAAGGCCGAGACCGACCGCGAGAACAAAAAAGAGAATGAAGCCCAAAAATGGATCCTGCTTTTCGCCTACGAAGGTCAACAGCGCGATAACGAACGGGCCGACGCACGGGGCCGCTATGATCCCAACGGTAAGACCCATGAAGAACGTGCCGAAAAATCCGCTGTAGTTTTTCGAGCTTAAATTAAGGAGCGACTGCGGAACCCTGATATCCCACACGCCAAACATCGAAAGAGAGAGGAGGAGCATTACGGCGACAAGCAGAAGTATCACTACCGTGTTCTGCATCAGCTCTCCGAAGAGCGTACCTGTGAGAGCGGCGAACGTCCCTATGACCGAGTACATCGCCGCCATGCCGAGGAGATATACAAACGCGTGGACAGTGGTTTCGGCCTTTGACCTTCCGATCGCCTTGCCGAAGAAACCGATGGTTACCGGGATGATCGGATATACGCATGGCGTAAGGTTCAGCGCTAGACCGCCGAGAAAAACAAGTAGCAGCATGCCGGGGAGGGTGGAAGTTTCAAAGCCCGACATCACCGACTTGTCGTCCGATGTGGAGCCGAATTTTTTGAATATCTCCTGGTTTATTGGCGAACCATCGCTCCCCGCTTCAACGGTTACGGACGCCTCCAGTGTGATCGGCATAAGACAGATATTATCTGTGCAAGCCTGATACTCAAGCTCCGCTTTCAGCAGAACCGGAGCGTCCGGCGTATCGGTGATCGTGACATTAGTTGATATGTAGACTACACCCTCGTAAACGGAAAGTTTGTCCTCCGAGAACTGGAACTTCTTCATCTCGGCTTTCGGATAGGAGATCCTGCCGAAAGTAACTTTGTCATCCGATGTGGTGAAAGCCGCGCGAGTAGGGATTAGCGCGTCGCTCTTCGGTTTATTTGAATTCGTATGAAACCCGTGCTTTATGTCCATCTCGAGAAGGAGGGTGTAGCTTTTCCCCTGTTCGAATTTTGAGGACGGCAAAAGGAGACGGATGGTAACAGGCGGCTCCTTCTCCACATCCGGAAAATCTGCAGAAGAGGGCTGCGCGGACATTATCGATTCCAGGTCGGGCGTCGGTGAAGAATTTTCAGCCCCCGGTATGGAAGACATCATATCCGAGGGAGCGGCATATGCGTTTATCGAAAGAAGAATTAGTGCGAGAGAGAAGAATTTTATAATTTTCATGTGCGGCAAATTCCCATCAAAAACGTGTTGCAGATAAATTATATTGGCAAAAACGTATTTTATTTTAGATTACCGGGAATGACCAAGAATAATTTGGCGGAAAGGGCTTCACTTCCAGCTGTAGATATCGGCGTCTATGCCGTCGCCCCCCGGCTTTCCATCCTGGCCAAGAGAGACGATCTCGAAATCCCTGTTATCCGGCCCCGGGATATTGTAGATGTACGGGTTCCCCCATGGATCCATGGGGAGTTCCTTTTTCAGGTAATCTTTCAGCGCCGCAAGCCCCAGCTCGGAATTCGGATACCTGTGGTTTTCTAGACGGTAGAGGTCGAGCGCCTCTTCCAGCATCGCTATCTGTGCCTTGGCGTCCTTCTGTTTCGCCGTGTCGACATGTCGGAACAGGCGGGGTCCAACGAGTCCTGCCAGAAGGCCGATAATCACCATGACGACTATCAGCTCAACCAGGGACCAGCCCCCCTCGTTGCCGAGGCAATGTCGAAGCCGGATGAAATTTAATCTCTTTTTCATTTAGCTGATAATTATACCAGAAAGAAACGGAAACATCTGAGGAGGTCTGGCAGTCAGATGTGTGCCTCGACAGCGCCTATTTATAAGCTGTTTTTCGGCAAACGACACACCGCAAAAATATAGATTGTTACGCTATTTTCACAATTGTCGGGATCCGGAACAGGTTATCAGCAAGTTTCAAAAGTGGATAGTTTGATTATCTTATCTGTTGCCCGGTATGCATGCCGAGCATGCGCGATAGCGACCTCTTACTCTCACAGGAGAAAATAATTCGAGAATCCATTTTTATAACAAGCGGTCAGTTATCCTGCTAAAATCCCCACTAGGCTTTTTGCGTGGCCCGGGTGGCGGAATTGGTAGACGCAAGGGACTTAAAATCCCTCGGTCGCAAGGCCGTGCCGGTTCGATTCCGGCCCCGGGCACCAAAAGAGGCCACATAATAAGGCACTCCCGCATCGGTTACTACGCTGTAACACAATTTATGACACCCCAATTCTATGTATGAAAAATTATCGTTTCATTTTGTAGAGCTATTAATGTAGATTGGTATAAAGGGAGGGATATTCGACATGGGGAAATTTGTTAGTATTCTTGAACTTCAGGATCCTATAGAAGCGCACTTTGTATCAGGTCTTTTACAATCGCACGGTTTTAACATTCCACCTACCCAGGGAGCCATAGATGGTGAAAGCATGATGAGTGGACGAAAAATCCCGATACTCGTTCCTAAAGAGGAGGCGGAAGACGCAATAAAACTTCTGGAAACCACAAGGAACTCTGTTGAAACCGATACTGTGCCTGAAATAGAAAATCATGAGAGCACGGGGAGTTTCGAGATCTACAGGAAAACTATCTGGCTTCTCTCATCGATCCTTTTGTCATACACCGCCATATCGGCTCCATCATTAACCGATCACGAGATATTTTATAAACTGTTACTATGGAGCCTGGCTATTTTAGCGCTTGGTGCATACCTCTTCTCGAAGGATGATCGAAAACATCCGAGAAGGTAGTTTCCGTTTTACCGGTTCCTGATCCCGGGCTCAGGATCGACAGGATATCGCCCCGTTTTTGGGGCGCTGTCATCGTCGACGCACAAAGGGAAAAATTATTTATGTTTTCTTCTTGTTCCGCGCGATGAAGGGCGTTTCCCCTTACCTTTCTTTGCGGGGCGCGGTTTTCCGATGCCCGGAACGCTTCCAGGGAGTACAAGGTCTATCTCCTTTTTCATCATATCGACGGTATTTACCTTTACCCTGATCGGAGCGCCAAGCCTGAAACTCTTTGCGGTGCGCTTCCCTATCAGTGCGTGCTTCTTTTCGTGGTATTCGTAATAGTCGTCGGCAAGCGATGTGAGACGGAGCAGTCCTTCAACGTAAACCCCCGCAAGCTCCACGAATATCCCAAAAGAGGTGACGCCCGAAATTATACCGTCGAACTCTTCCCCCTCGCGGTTTGCCATGTACCTGATCTTAAGGAAATCGACA
Coding sequences within it:
- the gspG gene encoding type II secretion system major pseudopilin GspG, whose product is MKKRLNFIRLRHCLGNEGGWSLVELIVVMVIIGLLAGLVGPRLFRHVDTAKQKDAKAQIAMLEEALDLYRLENHRYPNSELGLAALKDYLKKELPMDPWGNPYIYNIPGPDNRDFEIVSLGQDGKPGGDGIDADIYSWK
- a CDS encoding methyl-accepting chemotaxis protein — translated: MSVIKQIYTGFSVLLALLMLLGGYSVYSGTKSIGEAEELLLVSKRRQAANEMKLAVVQVQQWLTDISATRGMEGFDDGFTEAANFEKIFYAQSKILKELFRGTEWENKLTALEKDFSGFYTMGKEMAQVYIDKGPEEGNKMMEKFDPYAEKIGDGMGAIVEFTREELERVLTSLKAGAELSRRIGAIMMVLGSILGALVSLFIVSNVRNKLSGICSQITSGALEVASASGMISSSSQSLASGATNQASSVQSTTTAMEQISSSAKQNAENSSRANQIIRETEDMVTRGVESMASMTSAMNSIKESSSEISKIIKVIEEIAFQTNLLALNAAVEAARAGEHGKGFAVVAEEVRNLAQRSATASKDTAQLISNAVQRSEEGGKIAEKAAADLKAIADGIKKAKDNVTEITAASHEQAQGVENVNRSIMDIDQVTQGTAADSEQTAAASEELNAQSEKLFEMVSTLSNVVGIDIQKNDTSMIKERSGKAAYLTDKGKREKPKLPLPGKFKKPAVGHNKARGASAVAQRSMKDEPLSSEDAIPFDDDM
- a CDS encoding Hsp20/alpha crystallin family protein, with amino-acid sequence MLVGRFSRNGLLNSFRELDWMERELNRLFNGNGLPGAGEYPQLNVYSNEDSLKIRLFIPGIDPEKLDISVLGNSLAIRGELPEGEITEGVLRSERYSGKFERAIRLPFRAKAEGIDADYSKGILTVTVVKPEDEKPRKIAVKSDS
- a CDS encoding Hsp20/alpha crystallin family protein, whose amino-acid sequence is MITSENRVKEESGVAASEGDVVREYSVPEVDVFENEESLLLVANVPGADEKSVDLSLEKNILTIEAKVENRVPEGYKRYYAENEAEGYSRQFRLSDDIDRDGISASVNNGVLRITLKKAKEIQPKKIEIKTA
- a CDS encoding DUF2007 domain-containing protein is translated as MGKFVSILELQDPIEAHFVSGLLQSHGFNIPPTQGAIDGESMMSGRKIPILVPKEEAEDAIKLLETTRNSVETDTVPEIENHESTGSFEIYRKTIWLLSSILLSYTAISAPSLTDHEIFYKLLLWSLAILALGAYLFSKDDRKHPRR
- the bcp gene encoding thioredoxin-dependent thiol peroxidase; the encoded protein is MALKAGSKAPAFSLPNQDERKINLKDYSGQWVVLYFYPKDNTSGCTLEAQEFTKAVRDFEKLGAVILGVSADTTKSHMNFVEKKGLGINLLSDTEKNMLKKYDTWKLKKMAGKEYMGIVRTTYLINPMGKIAEVWDKVKAKGHAKEVLDKLTELKGG
- a CDS encoding thioredoxin fold domain-containing protein → MKIIKFFSLALILLSINAYAAPSDMMSSIPGAENSSPTPDLESIMSAQPSSADFPDVEKEPPVTIRLLLPSSKFEQGKSYTLLLEMDIKHGFHTNSNKPKSDALIPTRAAFTTSDDKVTFGRISYPKAEMKKFQFSEDKLSVYEGVVYISTNVTITDTPDAPVLLKAELEYQACTDNICLMPITLEASVTVEAGSDGSPINQEIFKKFGSTSDDKSVMSGFETSTLPGMLLLVFLGGLALNLTPCVYPIIPVTIGFFGKAIGRSKAETTVHAFVYLLGMAAMYSVIGTFAALTGTLFGELMQNTVVILLLVAVMLLLSLSMFGVWDIRVPQSLLNLSSKNYSGFFGTFFMGLTVGIIAAPCVGPFVIALLTFVGEKQDPFLGFILFFVLAVGLGLPFVFLAIFSGALQTLPKSGVWMEWVRNIFGVILVGMALYFAQPLLPKSAIVPAASAIAILGGLYLFWSGRVIRQKGFRVARIIVSAAFMAGGVFLVLPNGGEKAVIPFKIFSDAAYDKAVADGKPTIVYFTADWCVPCRELKVFTFSDAGVIEKAARFTPLMIDLTTLEESEAKAKERFGIKGVPTFIIFDDKGIEQKRFTGFIPAEELVDYL